A genomic segment from Myxocyprinus asiaticus isolate MX2 ecotype Aquarium Trade chromosome 36, UBuf_Myxa_2, whole genome shotgun sequence encodes:
- the LOC127426953 gene encoding probable G-protein coupled receptor 142 — protein MIDWHNGTAPSQQEDEWSTEERSECVLAYIPVIYYSALLCVGVPVNILTLVALSRLAVRTQKALYIYLLALTGSDILSQLFIIFVGFLLETAVFHRDVPVLLLRSVSMLEFAANHASIWATVPLTVDRYVALCHPLLHRQISYPARARRIIVAVFTLALASGVPFFWWSDMWRVSRPPNNMDTALIWTHVTIIYFFPCSIFLVLNSLIILRLRKRQQQQMCHDESGQQLAVPGKLGKSTAMLLAVTSVFAVLWAPRTGVVLYHLYVSSVHKDWRVHLSYDLANMLAMLNTAVNFFLYCFVSKPFRAAVRDVLLFRGAPLHPRRPLHHQRTPANASTSSISSGTKRCQREVTPLSPKSAHITM, from the exons ATGATTGACTGGCACAATGGCACAGCGCCCAGCCAACAGGAAGATGAATGGAGCACTGAGGAGAGGTCAGAGTGTGTGCTGGCTTACATCCCTGTCATCTACTACAGCGCTCTCTTGTGTGTAGGAGTGCCAG TGAACATCCTAACGTTGGTTGCTCTTTCCCGGCTGGCTGTTCGTACTCAGAAGGCTCTGTACATCTATCTTCTGGCTCTAACCGGCTCGGACATTCTCAGCCAGCTcttcatcatcttcgtgggcttcCTTCTTGAAACAGCCGTATTCCACCGAGATGTCCCTGTGCTACTGCTCCGCTCGGTTAGCATGCTCGAGTTTGCTGCTAACCATGCCTCTATCTGGGCCACGGTACCACTCACAGTTGACCGCTACGTTGCTTTGTGCCACCCACTACTCCACCGCCAAATCAGCTACCCAGCACGGGCTAGGCGAATCATTGTGGCGGTGTTCACATTAGCACTTGCATCTGGCGTGCCATTCTTCTGGTGGTCCGACATGTGGAGGGTCAGCCGCCCACCAAACAACATGGATACTGCTTTGATCTGGACCCATGTGACTATTATCTACTTTTTTCCATGCAGCATCTTCTTGGTTTTAAACTCCTTGATCATCTTAAGGCTTCGGAAgagacagcagcagcaaatgtgcCATGATGAGAGTGGGCAGCAGTTGGCAGTGCCAGGCAAGCTAGGCAAATCCACAGCTATGCTGTTGGCAGTGACTTCAGTGTTTGCCGTACTGTGGGCTCCTCGTACCGGAGTGGTGCTCTATCATCTCTACGTGTCATCAGTGCACAAAGATTGGCGCGTGCATCTCTCGTACGACCTAGCTAACATGCTAGCCATGCTAAACACTGCTGTGAATTTCTTTCTGTATTGTTTTGTCAGTAAGCCCTTCAGAGCAGCGGTGAGGGACGTCTTGTTATTTCGGGGGGCCCCATTGCACCCACGCCGGCCCCTTCATCACCAGCGCACCCCTGCCAATGCCTCCACATCCTCTATTTCCAGTGGCACAAAACGTTGTCAGAGAGAGGTCACCCCGCTCTCACCCAAAAGTGCACACATCACCATGTAA